Proteins from one Phyllobacterium zundukense genomic window:
- a CDS encoding ABC transporter ATP-binding protein — protein sequence MSEVVLEGRNIVRDYHVGGGLFGKQKTVHAVKGVSFTLEKGKTLAIVGESGCGKSTLGRILTLIDPQTSGDLLIDGKPINIAKDRVTAEMRRKVQIIFQNPYGSLNPRQKIGEVLGEPLLLNTNKTAAERRDLAMQMLVKVGLGPEHYNRYPHMFSGGQRQRIAIARALMLSPSLLVLDEPVSALDLSVQAQVLNLLADLQDEFNLTYVFISHDLSVVRYIADEVMVMYYGEVVEYGTREEVFANPQHSYTKTLFAATPKSDVESIRARLAKKQAAA from the coding sequence ATGAGTGAGGTGGTACTCGAGGGGCGCAACATCGTTCGCGACTACCATGTCGGCGGCGGCCTGTTTGGCAAGCAGAAGACCGTGCACGCGGTCAAGGGCGTCAGCTTTACTCTGGAAAAGGGCAAAACACTTGCCATCGTGGGCGAGAGTGGTTGCGGAAAGTCAACGTTGGGTCGGATACTGACGCTGATCGATCCGCAAACTTCCGGCGACCTGTTGATCGACGGGAAGCCTATCAATATCGCCAAGGATCGCGTCACGGCGGAGATGCGCCGCAAGGTGCAGATCATTTTCCAGAATCCCTATGGTTCGCTCAATCCACGCCAGAAGATCGGCGAAGTGTTGGGCGAACCCTTATTGTTGAACACCAACAAGACGGCCGCCGAGCGGCGCGATCTGGCGATGCAAATGCTGGTGAAGGTCGGTCTTGGGCCTGAACACTATAATCGTTACCCACACATGTTCTCCGGAGGTCAGCGTCAGCGCATCGCCATCGCGCGTGCGCTCATGCTGAGCCCGAGCCTGCTCGTGCTGGACGAGCCTGTGTCCGCGCTCGATCTGTCAGTCCAGGCGCAAGTGCTCAATCTGCTGGCAGACCTGCAGGACGAGTTTAACTTGACCTATGTGTTCATCAGCCATGATTTGTCGGTGGTGCGCTACATCGCCGACGAGGTGATGGTGATGTATTACGGCGAAGTGGTTGAATACGGCACGCGGGAAGAAGTGTTTGCCAATCCGCAGCACAGCTATACAAAGACACTGTTCGCGGCGACGCCGAAGTCCGATGTGGAAAGCATCAGGGCACGTTTGGCCAAGAAGCAGGCCGCCGCCTAG
- a CDS encoding ABC transporter ATP-binding protein, whose protein sequence is MALLEIKNLSVGFDTNAGLFMAVQGIDLSVDKREVLAIVGESGSGKSVAMLAVMGLLPKTATVTADSMTFDGHNMLTMTGKRRREIVGRDVAMIFQEPMASLNPCFTVGFQLEEVLRFHMKMDGPTRRKRAIELFKQVGIPAPEERLNSFPHQMSGGQCQRVMIAIAIACNPKLLIADEPTTALDVTIQKQILDLLVSLQVKHGMGLIMITHDMGVVAETADRVIVQYKGRKMEEADVLSLFESPKSPYTRALLSALPENATGDRLSTVADFMKNEAANAGVAP, encoded by the coding sequence ATGGCGCTGCTTGAAATCAAGAACCTGTCTGTTGGCTTCGATACCAATGCCGGCCTGTTCATGGCGGTGCAGGGTATCGATCTGTCGGTCGACAAACGTGAAGTTCTGGCGATCGTTGGTGAATCCGGCTCCGGTAAATCAGTTGCCATGCTGGCGGTGATGGGCCTTCTGCCGAAGACCGCAACCGTAACTGCCGACAGCATGACCTTCGATGGCCACAACATGTTGACCATGACCGGCAAGCGGAGGCGAGAAATCGTTGGCCGCGATGTCGCGATGATCTTCCAGGAACCGATGGCGAGCCTCAATCCCTGCTTCACGGTTGGTTTCCAACTGGAAGAGGTGTTGCGCTTTCATATGAAGATGGACGGGCCGACACGTCGCAAGCGCGCAATTGAACTGTTCAAACAGGTTGGTATCCCGGCGCCGGAAGAGCGGTTGAACTCCTTCCCGCACCAGATGTCCGGGGGCCAGTGCCAGCGTGTGATGATCGCCATTGCCATTGCCTGCAATCCGAAACTGCTGATCGCTGATGAGCCGACGACAGCGCTGGACGTGACGATCCAGAAGCAGATTCTGGATCTTCTCGTCAGCTTGCAGGTGAAGCACGGCATGGGTCTGATCATGATTACCCACGACATGGGTGTCGTGGCGGAAACCGCCGATCGCGTGATCGTTCAATACAAGGGCCGCAAGATGGAGGAGGCCGACGTGCTCTCGCTGTTCGAGTCGCCCAAAAGCCCCTACACCCGCGCGCTTCTGTCTGCCTTGCCGGAGAATGCGACTGGCGACCGCCTGTCAACGGTTGCGGATTTCATGAAGAATGAAGCCGCCAATGCAGGAGTGGCGCCATGA